The Nocardioides salarius genome includes a region encoding these proteins:
- a CDS encoding IS3 family transposase (programmed frameshift), with amino-acid sequence MAAPRKYSAELQQRATRMAIEARKDPASARGAIKRVADQLGVHPEALRTWVRQAEIDGGVRPGTTTDDATRLAELEREVRELRRANEILKTSAAFFAAGGARPQDQVEVPTAVLVDYIDQHRDRFGVEPICTVLKDADVRIAPSTYYATKARPPSARSVRDAELIEDIKVAHRANLGVYGARKIHAELNREGVKVARCTVERLMKAEGLRGIPRDKTRKTTIGDGAETERPEDLVKRKFIATAPNQLWVADLTYVRTHAGWTYVAFVLDVFSRMIVGWQVSTSLRTDLALDALDMGLWARQRAGRDVTGLTHHSDRGVQYRAIRYTERLAEAEAVASVGSKGDSYDNAMAEALNSLFKAECIRNPVMRPKGGWKSVSDVEIAVAEYVDWFNHRRLHGELGHVPPAEFEANHWASEPLPHYRANPVLIEVGTN; translated from the exons ATGGCAGCACCGAGGAAGTACAGCGCTGAGCTACAGCAGCGGGCGACGAGGATGGCGATCGAGGCCCGGAAGGACCCCGCCTCGGCGCGGGGAGCGATCAAGCGGGTCGCCGATCAGCTCGGGGTCCACCCCGAAGCGTTGCGTACCTGGGTTCGCCAGGCCGAGATCGACGGCGGCGTCCGGCCCGGGACCACGACAGATGACGCGACCAGGCTGGCCGAGCTCGAGCGTGAGGTCCGCGAGCTACGACGTGCCAACGAGATTTTGAAGACGTCCGCGGCTTTTTTCGCGGCCG GCGGAGCTCGACCGCAAGATCAAGTAGAGGTGCCCACCGCGGTGCTGGTCGACTACATCGACCAGCACCGCGATCGGTTCGGGGTCGAGCCGATCTGCACCGTCCTGAAGGACGCCGATGTGCGGATCGCCCCGAGCACCTACTACGCCACCAAGGCCAGGCCACCGTCGGCGCGCAGCGTGCGTGACGCCGAGCTGATCGAGGACATCAAGGTCGCCCACCGGGCAAACCTTGGTGTCTACGGCGCCCGCAAGATCCACGCCGAACTCAACCGCGAAGGCGTCAAGGTCGCTCGTTGCACCGTGGAGCGGCTCATGAAGGCCGAGGGGCTGCGTGGAATCCCGCGAGACAAGACCCGCAAGACCACCATCGGCGACGGCGCGGAGACCGAGCGGCCCGAGGACCTGGTCAAGCGCAAGTTCATCGCCACCGCCCCGAACCAGCTCTGGGTGGCCGATCTGACCTACGTCCGAACGCATGCTGGCTGGACCTACGTCGCGTTCGTCCTCGACGTGTTCAGCAGGATGATCGTGGGCTGGCAGGTGTCGACCAGCCTGCGCACCGACCTCGCGCTGGACGCCCTGGACATGGGTCTGTGGGCACGACAGCGGGCCGGCCGCGACGTCACCGGCCTGACGCATCACAGCGATCGCGGAGTTCAATATCGAGCGATTCGCTACACCGAGCGGCTGGCCGAAGCCGAGGCCGTCGCATCGGTCGGGTCGAAGGGCGACAGCTACGACAATGCGATGGCCGAGGCGCTCAACTCGCTGTTCAAGGCCGAATGCATCCGCAATCCCGTCATGCGCCCCAAGGGCGGCTGGAAGTCAGTCAGCGACGTCGAGATCGCAGTCGCTGAGTACGTCGACTGGTTCAACCACAGGCGCCTTCACGGCGAGCTTGGCCACGTCCCGCCCGCCGAGTTCGAGGCCAACCACTGGGCATCCGAGCCCCTTCCGCACTACCGTGCGAACCCGGTCCTCATCGAGGTCGGAACCAACTAA
- the mobF gene encoding MobF family relaxase: MSLHKLTAGSGYDYLTRQVAAMDATDKGHTGLASYYTEKGETPGVWVGSGMEGIEGLDAGDIVTADHMQSLFGSGHHPLATQRTRELDLRIGREEAERPTEADYKTAVRLGTPYKVYDNDISPFRIEVAKRFSEWNGAAGHPGDYPVPAAERAKIRTEVGREFFRAEHGREPADARELAATIAKHSRPKTNAVAGYDLTFSPVKSVSVLWAISDPKTAAVIERAHQAAIKDALGFIESKALFTRRGTNGVRQVDVRGLVATAFTHRDSRAGDPDLHTHVAVANKVQTLDGKWLAIDGRPLHKAVVSASETYNTALERHLVDALGVRFEERPNEDARKRPVREIVGVDPELNRRFSKRRINVEDRRKVLAAAFQATHGRPPTPVETIQLSQQATLETREAKHEPRSLAEQREAWNREAVEVLGTPQRVKQMVHGALNPKGAACSLADSAWFAKTTDRIVATMEGGRSTWQYWHVYAEAQRQVRAANVPTNQVSQVVDLLVGEVLDDRSVSMARPWDTISEPAELRRADGASVYTQAGADLFTSRKVLAAEQRLVDAAGRHDGYAVEASSVDLALLESIANGITLNAGQATLVREMATSGPRLQLAIAPAGSGKTTAMRALASAWSDGGGTIIGLAPSAAAADALRSQIDTQTDTLAKLTHSLEQARQTGTARPDWVAGIDSSTLVLIDEAGMADTLSLDAAVSYILERGGSVRLIGDDQQLSAIGAGGVLRDIQATHGALQLTELVRFKDPAEGAASLALREGKSEALGFYLDRDRVHVGDLATMTEEVFAAWQADRAAGLDSIMLAPTRDLVSELNQQARAHRLDGIDPADVASSGPTRRLADGNEASIGELIITRENDRRLRTSATDWVKNGDRWTVLEIHDGGDLTVQHTQHGRTVRLPSDYVAKATELGYTCTVHTAQGVTADTMHGLATGTESRQQLYTMMTRGAHANHVYLEVVGDGDPHSVIHPTLVRPLTPTDILESMLARDDAQRSATSLIREQADPATRLGEASQRYLDSLYIAAEDLLHHETTTAADGTTINMVDALDTAVETLTPGLSDEAAWPTLRAHLLLLGAAGENPVEALRAAAGDRELESARDRAAVLDWRLDASGLRSTGNAAIPAPLPWMPAIPARLAEDPHWGPYLSQRAHLVEQLAEKVHTRAAEQSSLPVWAQNGIRPEAATVADVEVWRAAMQVPADDRRPTGAPQLQKASATWQRRLNRAVTGDHTPALKEWRQLLYSLAPQVRDDEFTPLLAERLAAMSRAGVTAHKLLRTAAAPDHPAGALPDELAAAALWWRMARHLTPAVAAQIGDGSHGESVTTDWAPRLADLFGPERAASIQASTWWPALVSNVDHGLQRGWQVQALLGAGRALPSDGWEGVDECQALVWRTSIALETAPDEHAHEYHFEEPPADLWEGIEPDQAMFVDQPDDIPWPLAEDPDTDLEPPVDLVDEHQVDPLEEDVVGANDVVDEDQYIESDLTLAAYIRDLGGTRLEPTDADVRLMYQRADEWHSSPVTRERMVEINELTQTFFESRFTDSWGRDYLTGRFGVDLAGDERFRPGQAPAGWTNLVDHLRGRGVSDAEMLATGVAVEARTGRLIDRFRDRVVFPVIHQGEVLGFVGRRRPDLTDDDKAGPKYLNTADTPLFHKGAQLFGVVDEMLAEGAVPVIVEGPMDAVAVTIASAGLYLGVAPLGTSLTDEQAAQLAAVGRDPIVARDADLAGQVAAERDFWMLTPHGMDPGYARFPDGLDPADLLAQGGPAALTAAVASGQPAFRSLGDQLLNERLDNLAPEQARVAAMRVISARPSRAWEPGVSQVRARLHVSQLQARRDLRDAVKSWDADPRNAAVAELHKSSDVRARLAAAADKTPAERWAPLARELDPRLLEQGDWPATAAMLQQAHEHGHDVGAATRAIVAETPLGDSAARDLRYRIVSRLEIPIDATSPLDTPTICQSQGADYPWSSPTMDRRMPPTGRP, from the coding sequence ATGAGCCTCCACAAGCTGACGGCGGGGTCGGGGTACGACTACCTGACCCGCCAGGTCGCAGCGATGGACGCCACCGACAAGGGCCACACCGGCCTGGCGAGCTACTACACCGAGAAGGGCGAGACCCCCGGCGTGTGGGTCGGCTCGGGCATGGAAGGCATCGAGGGACTCGACGCCGGCGACATCGTCACCGCCGACCACATGCAGAGCCTGTTCGGCTCCGGGCACCACCCGCTGGCCACCCAGCGAACCAGGGAGCTGGACCTGCGGATCGGCCGCGAAGAGGCCGAGCGGCCGACCGAGGCCGACTACAAGACCGCGGTCCGGCTCGGCACCCCGTACAAGGTCTACGACAACGACATCAGCCCGTTCCGGATCGAGGTCGCCAAGCGATTCAGTGAATGGAATGGGGCTGCTGGTCACCCTGGCGACTACCCCGTCCCCGCAGCAGAGCGCGCCAAAATCCGTACCGAGGTCGGCAGGGAGTTCTTCCGTGCCGAGCACGGCCGCGAACCGGCGGATGCCCGTGAGCTCGCGGCAACGATCGCCAAGCACTCCCGCCCCAAGACCAACGCCGTCGCCGGCTACGACCTGACCTTCTCCCCAGTCAAGAGCGTCTCGGTGCTGTGGGCGATCTCCGACCCGAAGACCGCCGCGGTGATCGAGCGGGCCCACCAGGCGGCGATCAAGGACGCGCTGGGCTTCATCGAGTCCAAGGCACTGTTCACCCGCCGGGGCACCAACGGCGTCCGCCAGGTCGACGTCCGCGGCCTGGTCGCCACGGCGTTCACCCACCGCGACTCCCGCGCCGGAGACCCTGACTTGCATACGCACGTCGCCGTGGCCAATAAAGTCCAGACCCTCGACGGCAAGTGGCTGGCCATCGACGGCCGGCCGCTGCACAAGGCGGTCGTCTCGGCCTCGGAGACCTACAACACCGCGCTCGAGCGACACCTGGTCGACGCCCTCGGCGTGCGGTTCGAGGAGCGCCCGAACGAGGACGCCCGCAAGCGGCCGGTGCGTGAGATCGTCGGCGTCGACCCCGAGCTGAACCGCCGGTTCTCCAAGCGCCGGATCAACGTCGAGGACCGCCGCAAGGTCCTCGCGGCGGCGTTCCAGGCCACCCACGGGCGGCCCCCGACGCCGGTAGAGACCATCCAGCTGTCCCAGCAGGCGACGCTGGAGACTCGCGAGGCCAAGCACGAGCCCCGCTCGCTGGCCGAGCAGCGGGAGGCCTGGAACCGCGAGGCGGTGGAGGTGCTGGGCACCCCGCAGCGGGTCAAGCAGATGGTGCACGGCGCCCTCAACCCGAAGGGTGCGGCCTGCTCCCTGGCCGACTCGGCCTGGTTCGCCAAGACCACCGACCGGATCGTGGCCACGATGGAAGGCGGCCGGAGCACCTGGCAGTACTGGCACGTCTACGCCGAGGCCCAGCGGCAGGTCCGGGCCGCCAATGTGCCCACCAACCAGGTCTCCCAGGTGGTCGACCTGCTGGTCGGCGAGGTCCTCGACGACCGCTCGGTGAGCATGGCCCGCCCCTGGGACACCATCAGCGAGCCGGCCGAGCTGCGGCGCGCGGACGGGGCCTCGGTCTACACCCAGGCCGGGGCCGACCTGTTCACCTCGAGAAAGGTACTGGCCGCCGAACAGCGCCTGGTCGACGCCGCCGGCCGCCATGACGGGTACGCCGTCGAGGCGTCCTCGGTCGACCTGGCGCTTCTGGAGTCGATCGCCAACGGCATCACCCTCAACGCCGGACAGGCCACGCTGGTGCGGGAGATGGCCACTTCCGGCCCCCGGCTCCAGCTGGCGATCGCCCCGGCCGGATCGGGCAAGACCACCGCGATGCGAGCCCTGGCCAGCGCATGGAGCGACGGCGGCGGCACCATCATCGGCCTCGCTCCCTCGGCGGCGGCCGCGGACGCCCTGCGCTCCCAGATCGACACACAGACCGACACCCTGGCCAAGCTCACGCACTCCCTCGAGCAGGCCCGGCAGACCGGTACCGCGAGGCCGGACTGGGTCGCCGGCATCGACTCCTCAACGCTCGTCCTGATCGACGAGGCGGGCATGGCCGACACCCTCTCCCTGGACGCCGCGGTCTCCTACATCCTCGAGCGCGGCGGCAGCGTCCGCCTGATCGGTGACGACCAGCAGCTTTCCGCGATCGGCGCCGGCGGCGTGCTGCGCGACATCCAAGCGACCCACGGCGCGCTCCAGCTGACCGAGCTGGTCCGGTTCAAGGACCCCGCCGAGGGCGCGGCGTCGCTGGCCCTGCGCGAGGGCAAGAGCGAGGCGCTCGGCTTCTATCTCGACCGCGACCGGGTCCACGTCGGCGACCTGGCCACCATGACCGAGGAGGTCTTCGCCGCCTGGCAGGCCGACCGGGCCGCCGGCCTGGACTCGATCATGCTCGCCCCGACCCGCGACCTGGTCAGCGAGCTGAACCAGCAGGCCCGCGCTCACCGTCTGGACGGGATCGACCCGGCCGACGTCGCCAGCAGTGGCCCGACCCGGCGGCTCGCCGACGGCAACGAGGCGTCGATCGGCGAACTGATCATCACCCGCGAGAACGACCGCCGGCTGCGTACCTCGGCCACCGACTGGGTCAAGAACGGCGACCGCTGGACCGTTCTGGAGATCCACGACGGCGGCGACCTGACCGTCCAGCACACCCAGCACGGCCGCACCGTGCGACTGCCGAGTGACTACGTCGCCAAGGCCACCGAGCTCGGCTACACGTGCACCGTGCACACCGCCCAAGGCGTCACCGCCGACACGATGCACGGCCTGGCCACCGGCACCGAGTCGCGCCAGCAGCTCTACACGATGATGACCCGCGGCGCGCACGCCAACCACGTCTACCTCGAGGTCGTCGGCGACGGCGACCCACACTCGGTAATCCACCCGACCCTGGTCCGGCCGCTCACCCCCACCGACATCCTCGAGTCGATGCTGGCCCGCGACGACGCCCAGCGCTCCGCGACCAGCCTGATCCGCGAACAGGCCGACCCGGCCACCCGGCTCGGCGAGGCCTCCCAGCGCTACCTCGACAGCCTCTACATCGCCGCCGAGGACCTGCTGCACCACGAGACCACGACCGCCGCCGACGGCACCACGATCAACATGGTCGACGCGCTGGACACCGCCGTCGAGACACTGACTCCCGGGCTCTCCGATGAGGCCGCCTGGCCCACCCTGCGCGCCCACCTGCTGCTGCTCGGCGCGGCCGGCGAGAACCCCGTCGAAGCCCTCCGGGCCGCCGCCGGTGACCGGGAACTGGAGAGCGCACGCGACCGGGCCGCGGTCCTGGACTGGCGCCTCGACGCCTCCGGACTCCGCAGCACAGGCAACGCGGCCATCCCTGCTCCGCTGCCGTGGATGCCCGCGATCCCGGCACGTCTGGCCGAGGACCCGCACTGGGGTCCCTACCTCTCCCAGCGCGCGCACCTGGTCGAGCAGCTCGCCGAGAAGGTCCACACCCGCGCCGCCGAGCAGTCCTCGCTGCCGGTGTGGGCGCAGAACGGCATCCGCCCCGAGGCCGCCACGGTGGCCGACGTCGAGGTCTGGCGCGCAGCCATGCAGGTCCCCGCCGACGACCGGCGACCGACCGGCGCACCGCAGCTGCAGAAGGCGTCGGCGACGTGGCAGCGGCGCCTCAACCGGGCCGTCACCGGTGACCACACGCCGGCGCTCAAGGAATGGCGTCAGCTGCTCTACTCGCTCGCCCCGCAGGTCCGCGACGACGAGTTCACCCCGCTCCTGGCCGAGCGGCTGGCCGCGATGTCTCGCGCCGGCGTCACAGCTCACAAGCTGCTGCGCACCGCCGCCGCACCCGATCACCCGGCGGGCGCGCTGCCCGACGAGCTCGCCGCGGCCGCGCTCTGGTGGCGCATGGCCCGCCACCTCACACCCGCGGTCGCCGCCCAGATCGGCGACGGCTCCCACGGCGAGAGCGTCACCACCGACTGGGCGCCGCGACTCGCGGACCTGTTCGGTCCCGAGCGCGCCGCGAGCATCCAGGCCAGCACCTGGTGGCCGGCGCTGGTCTCCAACGTCGACCACGGCCTACAGCGTGGCTGGCAGGTCCAGGCCCTGCTGGGCGCCGGCCGGGCGCTGCCGAGCGACGGCTGGGAGGGCGTCGACGAGTGCCAGGCACTGGTCTGGCGGACCTCGATCGCGCTGGAGACCGCTCCCGACGAGCACGCGCACGAGTACCACTTCGAGGAGCCGCCCGCGGACCTATGGGAGGGCATCGAGCCCGACCAGGCGATGTTCGTCGACCAGCCCGACGACATCCCGTGGCCGCTTGCTGAGGACCCCGACACGGACCTCGAGCCCCCCGTCGACCTGGTCGACGAGCACCAGGTCGACCCGCTCGAGGAGGACGTGGTCGGTGCGAACGACGTGGTCGACGAGGACCAGTACATCGAGAGTGACCTGACGCTGGCCGCCTACATCCGCGACCTCGGCGGCACCCGGCTGGAGCCCACCGACGCCGATGTCCGGCTCATGTACCAGCGCGCCGACGAGTGGCACTCCTCCCCCGTCACGCGTGAGCGCATGGTCGAGATCAACGAGCTCACGCAGACCTTCTTCGAGTCCCGGTTCACCGACTCGTGGGGCCGCGACTACCTCACCGGCCGGTTCGGCGTCGACCTCGCCGGCGACGAGCGGTTCCGCCCCGGTCAGGCTCCGGCCGGCTGGACCAACCTGGTCGACCACCTTCGCGGCCGCGGCGTCAGCGACGCCGAGATGCTCGCCACCGGAGTCGCTGTAGAGGCCCGGACCGGCCGCCTCATCGACCGGTTCCGCGACCGCGTGGTGTTCCCGGTGATCCACCAGGGCGAGGTGCTCGGCTTCGTCGGCCGCCGCCGCCCCGACCTCACCGATGATGACAAGGCCGGACCGAAGTACCTCAACACCGCCGACACCCCGCTGTTCCACAAGGGCGCGCAACTGTTCGGTGTCGTCGACGAGATGCTCGCCGAGGGCGCCGTCCCGGTGATCGTCGAGGGCCCGATGGACGCGGTCGCCGTCACGATCGCCAGCGCCGGCCTGTACCTTGGCGTGGCCCCGCTCGGCACGTCCCTAACCGATGAGCAGGCCGCGCAGCTGGCCGCCGTCGGCCGCGACCCGATCGTGGCCAGGGACGCCGACCTGGCGGGCCAGGTCGCGGCCGAGCGCGATTTCTGGATGCTCACCCCGCACGGCATGGACCCCGGCTACGCCCGGTTCCCCGACGGACTGGACCCCGCTGACCTGCTCGCTCAGGGCGGCCCGGCCGCGCTCACCGCCGCGGTGGCCAGCGGCCAGCCCGCCTTCCGGTCCCTCGGCGACCAGCTCCTCAACGAACGGCTCGACAACCTCGCCCCCGAACAGGCGCGGGTGGCCGCCATGCGGGTCATCTCGGCCCGTCCCAGCCGGGCCTGGGAGCCGGGCGTCAGCCAGGTGCGGGCCCGGCTGCATGTCTCCCAGCTGCAGGCCCGCCGGGACCTGCGCGACGCGGTCAAGAGCTGGGATGCCGACCCGAGGAACGCGGCCGTGGCGGAGCTGCACAAGAGCAGCGACGTCCGCGCCCGACTCGCGGCCGCGGCCGACAAGACGCCCGCCGAGCGGTGGGCACCGCTGGCCCGCGAGCTCGACCCGCGCCTCCTCGAGCAGGGCGACTGGCCGGCCACCGCAGCGATGCTGCAGCAGGCCCACGAGCACGGTCACGACGTCGGCGCCGCCACCCGCGCGATCGTCGCCGAGACACCCCTGGGCGACAGCGCCGCCCGCGACCTGCGCTACCGGATCGTCTCCCGTCTGGAGATCCCGATCGACGCGACCTCGCCTCTCGACACTCCCACGATCTGCCAATCCCAAGGAGCGGACTATCCCTGGTCAAGTCCGACCATGGATCGCCGCATGCCACCGACCGGTCGGCCATGA